One genomic window of Salvia miltiorrhiza cultivar Shanhuang (shh) chromosome 4, IMPLAD_Smil_shh, whole genome shotgun sequence includes the following:
- the LOC131023390 gene encoding uncharacterized protein LOC131023390 produces MLTELDEWRNEAYESSRIYKERAKKFHDLSIRTKEFKPGHEVLLYDSKLRLFPGKLQSRWRGPYVVHKSNWNETYEFLASNGSTFTVNGHRLKPYFKAELDHDVEVVNFIDP; encoded by the coding sequence ATGTTGACAGAgttggatgagtggaggaatgaaGCGTATGAGAGTTCCCGTATTTACAAGGAAAGGGCGAAGAAGTTTCATGATTTGAGCATTCGCACAAAGGAATTCAAGCCGGGACATGAGGTACTCTTGTATGATTCTAAGCTTCGACtttttcctggcaagctgcaatCTAGATGGAGAGGTCCATATGTGGTTCACAAGAGTAATTGGAATGAGACTTATGAGTTTCTTGCATCGAATGGGTCCACTTTCACTGTTAATGGACATCGCCTCAAACCGTACTTCAAAGCTGAATTGGACCACGACGTGGAAGTGGTCAATTTCATTGATCCATGA